The Chiloscyllium plagiosum isolate BGI_BamShark_2017 chromosome 8, ASM401019v2, whole genome shotgun sequence genome includes a window with the following:
- the LOC122552450 gene encoding forkhead box protein D2-like — MTLGSEMTARPLDVEEPDVDVVGEDSEPAPRLWPEGEVTARGAAAGGPLAGGKGEMPPPKNPPVKPPYSYIALITMAILQSPKQRLTLSEICEFISTRFAYYKEKFPAWQNSIRHNLSLNDCFVKMAREPGNPGKGNYWTLDPNSADMFDNGSFLRRRKRFKRQCHLGVLRGHAHLHPALSYSPYGCSVQFPSTGYPPLTFQHPHHCPMPTPGTLLPSLAGFLHPGSELDPKSLAPPPCAQPPGAIKVESTSALAAFCLDSPLSSPGSPTVYPTPVISAIVSPSQSLVDVNCAQLQTGAKFASKLLQLHNYRY, encoded by the coding sequence ATGACTTTGGGGTCGGAGATGACAGCGAGGCCGCTCGACGTTGAGGAGCCGGACGTGGATGTAGTGGGTGAGGACAGCGAGCCCGCTCCCCGGCTCTGGCCGGAGGGGGAGGTGACTGCCCGGGGGGCGGCCGCGGGGGGGCCCCTTGCCGGCGGCAAGGGGGAGATGCCACCGCCGAAGAACCCGCCGGTGAAGCCTCCCTACTCCTACATCGCCCTGATCACCATGGCCATCCTGCAGAGCCCCAAGCAGAGGCTGACCCTGAGCGAGATCTGCGAGTTCATTAGCACCAGGTTCGCGTACTACAAGGAGAAATTCCCAGCCTGGCAGAACTCGATCCGCCACAACCTGTCCCTCAATGACTGCTTCGTCAAGATGGCCAGGGAGCCGGGCAACCCGGGCAAAGGCAATTACTGGACCCTGGACCCCAACTCCGCTGACATGTTCGACAACGGGAGCTTCCTGAGGAGGAGGAAGCGTTTCAAACGGCAGTGCCACCTCGGCGTGTTGAGGGGTCATGCACATCTCCACCCAGCCCTGAGCTACAGCCCCTACGGTTGTAGCGTCCAGTTCCCCAGCACTGGGTATCCGCCCCTGACCTTCCAGCACCCCCACCACTGCCCCATGCCAACTCCAGGCACCCTCCTGCCCTCCCTGGCCGGCTTTCTCCACCCGGGCAGCGAGCTCGACCCCAAATCCCTCGCCCCCCCGCCCTGTGCCCAGCCCCCAGGTGCCATCAAAGTCGAGTCCACCTCGGCTCTAGCTGCGTTCTGCCTGGACAGCCCGTTGAGCAGCCCTGGCTCACctactgtgtaccccaccccggTGATCTCCGCCATTGTCTCTCCCTCCCAGAGTCTGGTCGACGTAAATTGCGCCCAACTACAGACGGGAGCGAAATTCGCCAGTAAACTCCTACAGCTGCACAACTACCGTTACTGA